Within Populus trichocarpa isolate Nisqually-1 chromosome 6, P.trichocarpa_v4.1, whole genome shotgun sequence, the genomic segment AAGTTTAGAAAGAAACATTTACATGATGGAagatcttctttttcttctttttttccaggGATGATGGGGGTATTTAGTAGGTGAAGTATCTTTTGGTGACTCCTCATTTCTTACCTTTCTTTGCtggattattatattttccccctccatttttttcttcatgtggTTGATTACTTTCATCTTTTGATTATTTAGGTTTATGGAGTTATGTTCTTTATAATTTACAGTGTGTTGGTTAGATTAGAAAGGTTTACTTGAGGTGTCGCTGTCTATAAATTCTGCCGAGGCTAAATTTTTTGGGACAGCTTTGCCTTGCATTCTGTATAGTTATTCTTGGTACTCATGGTTTTGATGTTATATGTTTCAGTGGCACAGAAGCAAATAACATTCATCCTTCTCGAGTTTCAGACTTTGCCACATTTGAGCAATCTCTTGGGTTTCGCATAGATGATGCTGTTGATCTTAGCAGAAGTATGTAGTTGAAATCTTGACTTCTGTCAGAAGcagctttctttccttctctgtATTGACGATCCTTAGATGCTTAATTTTGTTTGCACATCTTTGGTTTCTGTTAACCATTTTACCTTGTATCATGGCATAACTAATTTCACTAAATCATGCATAAGATATTGCTGTTTATACCTTTTTATCAACTATTGTAGCTCAGGAGGCACTTGATTGTTATCCCTGGTCTTCCATTTGGGCTTACAGTCAATCTGTCAGTTGCTTAAACATCATCTTCTAGAACGGATTTTTAGTCCTGGATAGTGTTCTCAAAATGGGTCCATTTTCTCTATAACATCTTTTCTTCACTACATTACTTAAAGCATTAATCTTTTATTTGGTTATCTTCTAGATGAAACATCGTCAGCACATCCTTGCATGATGTTGTAGGTAGATTGCAAACCAGATGATTTCAGTTTGCAGCAAGATCCATTGAGCATAGTTTTATGATATTGATATAGTTCACTACTATGTGATGATGTTCTTGatctatcaatttttttgttttttgatattgatataGTTTTATGCACCTTGTATCCTTAGtcatttattttgtctttcagATTCTAtctttaatcaattaaaatctaGCAGCCAGGCAATAGGTGCTGATGTCCAGTTTGGCACTTTAAATAAGGTGAGCCTTTATCTTCCCTCCACGTTTCTTTGACTTTTATATTGATGATGGCGTCGAAGTTAATGgagatttttttccctttcctcgTATCTTGGAATTCAGTCCCTTGCATCCTCAGATATAAATCTATCAGCTGCCATTGTGGGGTCCCAGACATTACCATTGCAAAAAGAAGTGCAAGTAAATCCAGTTTCTATACACAGCAACCATCCTGAGAATTGGGGAGAGACCAATATGGCAGAAGCCAGTCCTAGAACTGATACCTCAACAGATGACAcagatgaaaaaaatcaaagggtgATGTCTCTTACTTTGCCATGCAGCGTATTCTCAGTTTTGCAAAAGTTCATTGATCTATGCATCTcactcctttctctctctccctctctctctctaaatgtTTCCTTCTCGTGAAAAGGAAATTGTGTTTCCTGGTAGAACGTAGGCTGTTGGTCTGTTGTGGGTGACAATTTAGTAATTTCCTTTGCAGTTTGAGAGAGGACAATTAGTTGCAATAGCAGCATCCGATTCCAGTGACAAGTCAAAGGAAAGAGCAGGGGATCAGAAGGTTGCATATATGCAGCTGGTTTTGTTTACATAACCACCACCCAACATTATGacatattcatttgtttttcttttaattattgtcaTGCAGACTTTAAGAAGGCTTGCTCAAAATCGTGAAGCTGCCAGAAAAAGCCGATTAAGGAAAAAAGTATGTCCTGTGTGATCTTTTGTTGTCTTTTCCCACAATCCTTTGCTATTATTTAGGAAAGCTGCGAGTGCAAAGGATAGGTCTATATTTGTTATGAGTTTCAATTTTAAACAGTTCTATGCATTCTTCATGgaatttgttgtctttcttttctcctttacAGGCATATGTACAACAACTGGAGAGCAGCCGGCTGAAGCTGACTCAACTGGAGCAAGAGCTCCAGAAAGCCCGGCAACaggtttgtttttattgttttccttttctgtctTATTTTGGCAGGATTACCTATTGTGtcttatattttgtatttaaatttcttGACTGCAGGGAATTTTCATTTCAAGCTCAGGAGACCAAACCCATTCAATGAGTGGAAATGGTACATAATTACCTCTCATTTGTTTGATTTGTATTTTGTGTGGAGATGCAGAATTGATCATAGTAAAGATGGTTTGTTTTCAATATGTTGTGGTTAATCAAGCGAGCATTACACTAGTGTGTTGAGATACTGATTTCTACTATGACACTAGGATTGACAAATTTGCTCCATGGTTGCAATAAATGGTGTCCAGCATTTGTATGGAATAAATTGTAGCCCTCATTGTGGTGCTTGTTATATTTGCTACTTGGAAAAGTTGGAGGAAGTGAGCATTATGTTATTGTGTTGAGTTACTGATTTCTACAATGACATTAGGGTTGACAAATTTGCTCCATGGTTGCAATAAACAGTGTCCGGCTTTTGTATGGGATAAACTGTAGCCCTGATTGTGGTGCTTCTTAAATTTGCTACTTGATAAAGTTGGAGGACTTTTCATGATGGGATCTGATTGCTGACCATAAAACACAAGCAATTAACATTTTCCTTGGAGATGCACAGTATTCTGAAGTTCAGAAGAAATATGCTTTGTGAGTGAGAGAAGTGTTGTATTCCAATCGCTGTCCCCTATATTTGCTGTTTATGAATGGATGTCTACTGTAAACAATGTTTCACATAGAATTGCATTCCAGGAATCATAAGTGCCATCTCATCATCACACTTTCCTCACAGCTCTGGGTTGTTTGTTTAGTGCTCATGACAATCTTTATGGGATGCTTTTGTTTAGTTATTGTcacaaattacaaattaaacacCTTGTGCTGTGGGAGTCGAATATAGTTTGGCCTGCCAGCTGGAGGTTGGGCTTGAGCATCCTTTTGATTCTTTAGCCACAATCTTCTTGTGTGATTTGGATATTGTTGGAGCTTTACTCTTCCATTCTCTCCATTATTATTCTATTGTGATTCATATATGTGTCCTGTCTTCATTGCTTGGTGCTACTGATTCCAATTTATTCCACTGCACAGATATACAATGGTAGAAACAGTCTTGGCACTGTAGATCTTTAATACAAATCCTGTTGATCACGTTGTTCTACAGGTGCCTTGGCATTTGATGCAGAGTATGCACGGTGGCTAGAAGAACATAACAGGCAAATAAGTGAGCTGAGGGCTGCAGTCAATTCGCATGCAGGAGATACTGAACTTCGTACTATTGTCGACAATGTTGCTTCACACTTCAGTGATGTTTTCAGGCTGAAAGGCACTGCTGCAAAAGCTGATGTTTTCCACATCCTATCAGGGATGTGGAAGACACCAGCAGAGCGTTGTTTCATGTGGATTGGTGGCTTTCGCTCATCTGAACTCCTCAAGGTGGGTGCTGTCTTGCCATAGCCTTTGCTTTATgttctccccttttttttttctggctgTGCTAAGATGTGGCTTGTTAACTATATTTTGCTATTAGAATTGTGTATTCTAGCTATGAGaatgatgcatctcatattgGAATTCTTGATTTTACCATTGTCTTGTATGATGAGTGAAAACTTTCCTCCCATCTTTTATGTACATGCCCCGGTGATGAGATTGTGTGAAGAAATGGTAAATGTAGCGACAGCAAATTCCACTCTACACCATTtctcaaaatccaaaaatatcatACCCTTCTTGGAtgttctttaataattttaacacaaaaaaggTGGTGATCATGTGGTTTATTATGTGAACTGAATGGAATTTGGTGAAACTGGTGCAGCTTCTTGTGAATCAACTGGAGCCTCTAACTGAGCAACAGCTAATGGGCATTTACAACTTGCAACAATCTTCTCAGCAGGCAGAAGATGCTCTCTCACAAGGGATGGAAGCGCTGCAGCAATCACTGGCAGAAACCTTGGCTAATGGCAACCCTGGCTCATCAGGTTCTTCTGGGAACGTGGCAAACTATATGGGTCAAATGGCCATGGCCATGGGAAAGCTAGGAACTCTAGAGGGATTCCTTCGtcaggtaataaaaaaaaaatctgtcatACAATCCTTGTCATTTTTATAGTTGCAATGTTGCTCATGATTTGCCTAGGCTGCTCTACACATTGTACTCAAATCACCATTGTCGTCGCTTCATTCATACTcattttgaatataattatCTTATTGGCATTTCATTGcttatagttattttttgctTTGGTTATTCTCAGGCTGATAATCTGAGGCAGCAAACACTAGAACAAATGCACCGTATATTGACAACTCGGCAATCAGCCCGTGCTCTTCTAGCTATACATGACTATTTCTCTAGGCTACGAGCCCTTAGTTCTCTCTGGTTGGCCCGGCCACAGGAATGAGTAGCAGTATGTTGCCCCCCAACAAAATTAACATGAATATCTACCACTTCACCACCCTCCTACTTGGCCTTCAGTTCTCATCATGCCATTGGGTGGACTGCCGCTGGTGGTCTTAGTCATCATCATCGGTGGTAATTGTGGTGCGGATAGGTCGCAATTGGTGTAATTATTGGTTTCATGTGCAGTTGTAACGCCAGATTTGCTCACACAGATGTATGCTTATCTTCTTGCTGTAAAACAAATAGCGGCCATAGTTGGTGTAATTATAGGTTTCATGTGCAGTTGTAACGCCAGGTTTGCTCACACAGATGTATGCTTATCTTCTTGTTATAAAACATCTAGTGGCAATAATTCGATAATGTTTGGTGTTTATTAGAACTGATGATGGGAAATAGGAGTGTCATATGTAACATAGGTTACAGTTCTCAATTGTTTTCCAGAAACCAAATTAAGTCAGGATTATAGTTTCTATCTGAGCTATGGAGATTTTTCTCATTGCACGTTTACAGTTGATTGACAATACATGTTTACAGTGCTTGCGGCTTGTGTTTCATGTGGACCGGTCCTTGAATCTTTTAAATGCTTCTTTGCACCCTCTTGAAAACCAATACACGttaatcatctaggtggtggcccagtggtaaaagcttgggaccaagaggtttgctctctctgtggtctcaggttcgagccctgtggttgctcatatgatggccactggaggtttacatggtcgttaacttcagggcccgtgcgattagtcgaggtacgtgcaagctggtccggacacccacgttaaactaaaaaaaaaaaaaaaacaacaacaagaagaagaaagatagaAGTGCCTCCACATCGAGGCTTGTGGCCCAGCGACATAGGTAAGGTTTCCTTGCCTCTGTCACCTGGGTTCGAGCCTCAGCGTGCAtgtctgtcacccccgcggtgtctTATCTGCCTACtaggcttgcagggtgttcagtgggtccggggattagttgtggtgcgcgtaagctggctcGGATACCccgggttaccaaaaaaaaaaaaaaagtccctcCTGACAATCTGACATAAAGGTTTATCAAGGAATTCAAATGGCAGAAACTTGATAATCTCCTTCTATTGGcttcttaaaaaatagaatataagtTCTCACTCGAATGCCAAAAAGAAAGCACTCGGAAAGCTCCCGGGAtagtatggttttttttctgggGTTTATTGATCATTATTATATAGGATAGTTtagtatttttacatttttaatgtatagtaaaatgattaaattactcTTAAAAGCAGGATTTATTAAGTTGGTGTCTAgagcttttttgtattttcacttATTTAAACACGGTAAAACGACTAAATTACTTTTTGatgcaaaaattatttagttggCATCTGGAggggtttttatatttttcctctgattttttagttataattaaattgattgagagataatttgatattttaataaatataaaatatatgttgttttttaaatggttgGTGAGCAGGAGACGCTTGTGCTCTTCGGGCGACTAGTTTGGTGTCTCCGGGTGGCCAAACACCGCCTTCAACGATAACCTTGAAAGCTTTCTGATGCTCTCTTTCTAATAATGATGTGAACAACAATGCATCGGTTGGGCTTTAGTGAACTctgtttttctcccttttttcctctctttttctcaaattttacGCTGGCCTTCCAAAATATAAAGGtgtcatataatttatttttttatatctaatttgatctttattcttttaattgttatttattttgttttttttatcgattttttcttcaatttcatcattcattatttggtttcatttatttttttttatcaaatttgattttcattcttttaattgttgctTGTTTGTttgaatccttttcttaattgaatttattttcaatttca encodes:
- the LOC7479671 gene encoding transcription factor TGA2.3 isoform X1, whose product is MGSRTHNNFNNNNNNNKAVTEMPSYVPQLSTSNPIGTEANNIHPSRVSDFATFEQSLGFRIDDAVDLSRNSIFNQLKSSSQAIGADVQFGTLNKSLASSDINLSAAIVGSQTLPLQKEVQVNPVSIHSNHPENWGETNMAEASPRTDTSTDDTDEKNQRFERGQLVAIAASDSSDKSKERAGDQKTLRRLAQNREAARKSRLRKKAYVQQLESSRLKLTQLEQELQKARQQGIFISSSGDQTHSMSGNGALAFDAEYARWLEEHNRQISELRAAVNSHAGDTELRTIVDNVASHFSDVFRLKGTAAKADVFHILSGMWKTPAERCFMWIGGFRSSELLKLLVNQLEPLTEQQLMGIYNLQQSSQQAEDALSQGMEALQQSLAETLANGNPGSSGSSGNVANYMGQMAMAMGKLGTLEGFLRQADNLRQQTLEQMHRILTTRQSARALLAIHDYFSRLRALSSLWLARPQE
- the LOC7479671 gene encoding transcription factor TGA2.3 isoform X2, whose translation is MYLSYPLLIPYSIFNQLKSSSQAIGADVQFGTLNKSLASSDINLSAAIVGSQTLPLQKEVQVNPVSIHSNHPENWGETNMAEASPRTDTSTDDTDEKNQRFERGQLVAIAASDSSDKSKERAGDQKTLRRLAQNREAARKSRLRKKAYVQQLESSRLKLTQLEQELQKARQQGIFISSSGDQTHSMSGNGALAFDAEYARWLEEHNRQISELRAAVNSHAGDTELRTIVDNVASHFSDVFRLKGTAAKADVFHILSGMWKTPAERCFMWIGGFRSSELLKLLVNQLEPLTEQQLMGIYNLQQSSQQAEDALSQGMEALQQSLAETLANGNPGSSGSSGNVANYMGQMAMAMGKLGTLEGFLRQADNLRQQTLEQMHRILTTRQSARALLAIHDYFSRLRALSSLWLARPQE